The following is a genomic window from Pseudomonadales bacterium.
ACCGTAGTAGAGGCCGGGTTGACTGCCCTGATCGACATCGACCATCTCGGCCACCAGTGCAGAGGGCAGCGCCAGATCGGCCCCCAGTGCCACGCCGGAGGCGACGCAGATGAGGGCATAGCCCAGCCCATCACCGGCACCCAGCGTGAAGGCCGAGGCAAAGGTGAAAATGGCCAGCACCATCGACAGCAGCCAGGCATCGAAGAGGCCGATCCGATGTACCAGCCTCATCCACAATGGCAGTCCGGCCGCGCCGGCAATGAAATAGAGGGCAAGAAACAGCCCTGCCCAGGCACCCATCCGCAGCACGTCATCGATGAAGAAGAACACCAGCGAGGCCGGCAGCGCACTGGCCACGGCGCTCAGCAGGTAACCGGGTGCGAACCGCCTGAAGAGTGGTTGGGCAAAGGGGCGCAGCCACTGGGTGCGGGCGAACGGCTCCACGCGCAGGACGGTCCGCTGGGTCCCGAGCAGGGTCACGCCACCCAGAGCGATCAGCAACAGCAGAAACCAGGGGCCTGTCCGCGTCAGCCCCGTGGAGAGGGTCGGTGCCAGCAGGGTCGGCAGGCTGGCGGCCAGCACCACACCGGCCAGACCGAATGCCTCGCGGGATGCGAACAGTCGGGCCCGTTCTGCGGCAGTTGCACACAGCCGCGCGGCCCAGGCGTTGTGCACCACGGTGGCCAGACTGTAACCGACCGTGGTCAGCGTCAGCATCGTCAGCAACCAGGGTATCGGTGGCCAGGGTCGCTGCGGGACAAAGAGCCCCATCCAGCCCACACCCAATAGCGGCAGAGAGAGCGCTATCAACCCGCGTGGATGGGGAAACCGATCGAGCAGCACGCCGAGCAGCGGATCGATCACCGCATCGAAGAAGCGCAGCGCCAGCAGCAGGATGCCGAGCAGCGCAAGAGGGATGCTCTCGGCATAGAAAGGCACCAGATGGACATAGAGCGGCAAGGCGGCAAAGGCCAGCGGCAGACCCAGGGCGCCGTAGGCGATGAGCTGGCGGGATGGCAGCAGCGGCGTGGTCATGGCAGGCCGAGCAGTCGTCTGCGCAATCCGGGCGCGCTGCTCTGTTCGCCGACCCAGATGGCGAAAAAGGCAGCGGCCAGTTGTTCATCATCGATGCGGCCGATCTGACGCTCACCCAGATAGAAGGTGGCACCCGCCCCGGGTTGACGCAGACCGAGCAGCCGGTCGCCGGCGGCAACATCCGGAAAGAGCGCCCGCAACCGGGTTTGCCAGTTCGCCAGCAACAGGGCATCGTCGATCCCCTGACGACGGATCTCGACAATGCTGCGCTCGGCAATGGCCTCGGCGGTGAACGACCGGGCATAGATCAGTTCCAGCGCATAGGGTGCGTCCGGTTTCCAGAGGCCATCGCCATTCCACAGCCGGGCCTCATACAGCTGGATACCGAAATGGCGCAGGTTGCCGGCACCAACCTGCCGTGGCACGAAAGGCAATTCCGGCAATGGCGCCATCGCGA
Proteins encoded in this region:
- a CDS encoding MFS transporter — protein: MTTPLLPSRQLIAYGALGLPLAFAALPLYVHLVPFYAESIPLALLGILLLALRFFDAVIDPLLGVLLDRFPHPRGLIALSLPLLGVGWMGLFVPQRPWPPIPWLLTMLTLTTVGYSLATVVHNAWAARLCATAAERARLFASREAFGLAGVVLAASLPTLLAPTLSTGLTRTGPWFLLLLIALGGVTLLGTQRTVLRVEPFARTQWLRPFAQPLFRRFAPGYLLSAVASALPASLVFFFIDDVLRMGAWAGLFLALYFIAGAAGLPLWMRLVHRIGLFDAWLLSMVLAIFTFASAFTLGAGDGLGYALICVASGVALGADLALPSALVAEMVDVDQGSQPGLYYGLMSFLAKLALALAAGLALPLLDLWGYQPGGEQLWPLSFAYALLPCLLKLAALAWFRPLRRFFATGGVTC
- a CDS encoding chalcone isomerase family protein; the encoded protein is MSRSSCSSRRSSAALLLWLTVVALPVVAMAPLPELPFVPRQVGAGNLRHFGIQLYEARLWNGDGLWKPDAPYALELIYARSFTAEAIAERSIVEIRRQGIDDALLLANWQTRLRALFPDVAAGDRLLGLRQPGAGATFYLGERQIGRIDDEQLAAAFFAIWVGEQSSAPGLRRRLLGLP